The Flavobacterium johnsoniae UW101 genomic interval GCCCGAAATTATAGGCGATAATGCTGTTTTGCTCATGGTTATATTGAGTTATTTTTGGTAATAAATATGCTTTTGAAAAACATATTCATCAAAGTTCTTAAAAATATAAAAATAGATTCACAATTCGTCCTTAAAATTAGGTGTTTGGTCGAAGTTTTAACCATTCTTTAACATCTTACTTCTCAAAAAATATTCAATTTGCACTCTCAAAAATTAGGCGTACAAATCAAGGTTTTTAAAAATATTTATATGGAAGAAAATACAACGACTTTAGACATTAGAGCGATAAATGAAAAAATTGAGAGAGAAAGTGCTTTTATAGACCTTCTTACAATGGAAATGAACAAAGTTATTGTGGGCCAGAAACACATGGTCGAGCGTCTTTTAATCGGTCTTTTGGGTCAGGGGCATATTTTACTTGAAGGTGTTCCCGGTTTAGCAAAAACTTTAGCGATTAATACGTTGTCACAAGCGGTTCAGGGTTCTTTCAGCCGTATCCAGTTTACACCAGACTTACTTCCTGCCGATGTTATCGGAACCATGATTTACAACATCAAAGCAAACGAATTTTCTATTAAAAAAGGACCAATTTTTGCTAATTTCGTCCTTGCCGATGAGATTAACCGTGCGCCTGCAAAAGTACAATCTGCACTTTTAGAGGCGATGCAGGAAAAACAAGTTACAATTGGTGACTCAACTTTCAAATTAGACCGTCCGTTTTTAGTTTTAGCAACTCAAAACCCTGTTGAACAGGAAGGAACATATGCACTGCCTGAAGCTCAGGTTGACCGTTTTATGTTGAAAACGGTAATTGATTACCCAAAAATTGACGAAGAACGTTTTGTAATCCGCCAGAACTTAAAAGGAAGTTACGAAAAAGTAAACCCTGTAGTTTCTGTAGATCAAATTTTACGTGCGCAGGAAGCGGTTCGTGAAGTTTATATGGATGAAAAAATTGAAAAATATATCTTAGATATCATCTTTGCTACACGTTATCCAGAAAAATACAAATTAGCCGACTTAAAACCGCTTATCAGTTTTGGAGCATCTCCGCGTGGAAGTATCAACTTAGCAAATGCTGCTAAATGTTACGCATTTATTAAACGCCGTGGTTATGTAATTCCAGAAGATGTTCGCGCTGTTGTGCATGATGTATTACGTCACAGAGTTGGGATAACATACGAGGCTGAAGCCGAAAATATTACTTCTGTAGACATTATCAACAAAATCGTAAACGAGATTGAAGTACCTTAAAAAGTTGATGGTTGATAGTTTTTTGTTGATGGTTCTTTTGCCATCAACCAACAACCATAAACCATAAACCAAACAAAAAATGGATACAAAAGAGCTTTTAAAAAAAGTACGGAAAATAGAAATCAAGACCAAAAGACTGAGCAATCATATCTTTTCGGGTGAATACCACTCTTCATTTAAAGGACGAGGAATGACGTTTAGCGAGGTGCGTCAATACCAATACGGAGATGATATTCGTAACATCGATTGGAATGTAACCGCACGCTACAACGAAGCCCACGTAAAAGTTTTTGAAGAAGAACGTGAATTAACCATGGTTTTAATGGTTGATATTTCGGGTTCTGAAGGTTTTGGTTCAAAAAGTCAGTTTAAAAAAGACATCGTAACAGAGATTGCTGCCACGATGGCTTTTTCGGCTACACAAAATAATGATAAGATTGGATTAATCTTATTTTCTGATAATGTCGAATTATACATTCCGCCCAAAAAAGGCCGTTCGCATGTTTTGAGAATTATTCGTGAATTAATCGAATTTGAACCAAAAAGTCAGAAAACAGATGTTGCACAGGCTTTAAAATTCTTATCAGGAACTCAAAAAAAGAAAGCAATTGTTTTTATGATTTCAGATTTTATGTCTGAAAATTATGAACAGACCTTAAAAATTGCTTCAAAAAAGCATGACCTTACAGGCGTTCGTGTGTACGATATCCGCGAAGAAAAAATTCCGAATTTAGGAATGGTAACGATGTTAGATGCCGAAACCGGAAAAACGCAGTTAGTCGATACAGGTTCAAAAACCGTGCGAATGAATTACGAAAAACATTATCAGGAAAGAGTAAATTATTTCAAAGATACATTTCGTAAATCTGGTGCAGGTATAGTTCACACAAGAGTCGACGAAAATTACGTAACTAAATTATTAGGTTATTTTAAATCAAGGTAAGATTTTTGATTTATGATTAACGATTTTTGATTTATGATCTATTATGATTATAACAAAAAGAAAGAATTAAGAAATGACTAAACAAGAATTAGAAAATAGATTAATTGATTTTGCTGCGAGCATAATATTACTAACCATTACATTTGAAAAGAATTACGCTGGAAATCATTTATTAGGTCAGATAACTCGTTCTAGTACATCACCAGCCTTAAATTATGGAGAAGCACAAAGTGCAGAAAGTAAAAAAGATTTTATCCATAAAATGGGAATTTGTCTGAAAGAATTAAGAGAAACATTTGTTTGTTTAAAAATAATAGAAAAAGCAAATCTTTCAACAGATCATGAACGTTTAACAAGAGCAAAAACAGAAGCTAACCAATTAATCTCAATTTTTGTTTCAAGTATTAAAACATCAAAAAATAATCCATAAAAAACAAAGATTACGATTTAAGTTTCATAATAAATCTGAAATCAAAAATCGTTAATCTTCAATCGTTAATCATAATGAAATTAAAGTTTTACATCTTTTTATTTTTGCTTTCTTCAGCTGTTTTTGCTCAAAAACAAGTTGAAACTAGTATTGATACAACAAAAAATAAAATTGGAGCCGAATTTAAGCTGACTCTTAAAACGGTTGTAAATGCTAATTCAAAAGTTGTTTTCCCAAAAGACAAAAGATTCGGAGCGCTGGAAGTAATTCAGTCTTATCCTGTTGATACCGTTAAAAAAGACGGCAGTTATGAATTAATCAAAAAGTATGGATTAACACAATTTGATTCAGGAAGATATGTAATACCGAGTGTAAAGATTCTTATTGATAAAAAAACTTATTTCTCAGATTCTATTCGTGTAGAAGTTGCTAATGTAAAAGTCGATACTTTACAGCAAAAAATGTATGACATCAAAGACATTACCCCTGCAGAAGATGGTATTGGCGACTGGTGGAAATATGTTTTGGCATTAGTTATAATTCTTGCAATTGGTGCGGGAATTTATTGGTATGTTAAAAAACATCAGAAAAAGAAAATAGAAGAAGAAGTTTATAAAACACCTATTGAAAAAGCAACAAGCCTGCTGAACAATTTGGAGCAAAAAGAGCTGGTTCAAAAAGGAGAAATTAAAGAATACTACAGCGAATTAACAGATATTGCCCGTAACTATATTGAAGAAGCAATTCATATTCCGGCAATGGAAAGTACAACTTCTGAATTGATTCAGGCAATCAGAACTGCTTCAACTAAAAAGAAAATGACTTTAACGCCGGAAACGGTAGAAAATCTGGAACGTGTTTTACGTCAGGCCGACTTAGTAAAATTTGCTAAATCGAAACCGCTTGACTTTGAAATTACAGAAGACCGAAATAAAATTCAGAAAGTAATTTTAACGCTTGATAACGCGATTCCAACTGAAGTTCCGGCTGAAGAAGAAGATCAGTTATTAAACGAAGCTCAAAAACAAAAGCAAATTCAGCTTCAGTTAAAAAAACAAAGAAACAAGCGAATTGCAATTGCCGTTGGTTCAGTTATCTTTTTATTATTAGCAACTACAACTTTCTTTGTTGCTACAAAAGGTTTTGCATACGTAAAAGACAATGTTATTGGTCATCCGTCTAAAGAATTATTAGAAGGAGAATGGGTAAAAAGTGAATACGGAAATCCTGGTGTAATTATCGAAACTCCAAAGGTTTTAAAACGTATGGATGCCTTAAAAGCACTTCCAAAAGAAACAATGGCTTTAATTAAGGAAATGCAGCTTTTTGTTTATGGAAGTATGATTGATAATTTTTATGTAGCCGTTTCGACTACTAAATTCAAAAATCCAACTGACATTGATTTATCTAAAGCTTTAGAAGGAAGCTTAAAAGTAATTGAACTTCAAGGCGGACAAAATATCATTGTAAAACAGGAAAATTTCCAAACAAATCAAGGTATTCAGGGAGTAAAAGGTTACGGAACCATGAGCATTTTAAACCCTACAACGAAAACAAGTACAAAGGCATATTATGAAATCCTGCTTTTTAAACAAGATCAGGGATTACAGCAAATCATCATTTTACATGAAGAAGGCGACACGTATGCTAACGATATTACAACCCGAATTTTAAATTCTGTTGAACTTAAAAAAGCAAGTAACTAATGAATAATAAGATCACTTTTTTAAATCCGGAATTCTTTTGGTTGTTTCTATTAATTCCAATTGTCATTGGATGGTTTTTCTGGAAAAGAAACCAGCAGTCGGCTACATTAAAAATGAGTTCAACAGCAGGTTTCAAAAACAGCCAGTCGCTTTTAACAAAGCTAAAACCCTGCTTATATGTTTTTAGAATTATTGCTTTAAGTTCACTAATTATAGCATTAGCGAGACCAAGAACGGTTGACATCAGCAACCAGACTAAAACAACAAAAGGAATTGATATTGTAATGGCAATCGACGTTTCTGGCTCTATGCTTGCAAAAGATTTAAAGCCAAACCGTATGGAAGCTTTAAAAAGAGTTGCCGCAGATTTTGTTGAAGAACGTCCAAATGATAGAATTGGTTTAGTTTTATATGCTTCAGAGGCTTATACAAAAACGCCCGTTACAAGCGATAAACCTATTATTCTGGAAGCCATAAAAGGTATTCGATATGACACTGTTTTACAAGATGGAACAGGAATTGGTATGGGATTAGCAACTGCTGTAAACCGTTTAAAAGACAGTAAAGCAAAAAGCCGCGTTATTATTTTATTAACAGACGGTGTAAACAACGCTGGTTTTATTGAACCTGAAACTGCAGCAGATATTGCCAAACAATACGGAATAAAAGTATATACCATTGGTCTTGGTACAAATGGAATGGCAGAATCTCCATACGCATACGCACCAAACGGAGGTTTTTTATTCAAAATGCAGAAAGTTGAAATCGACGAAAGATTAATGAAAAGCATCGCTAAAAAAACAGATGGAACGTATTTTAGAGCAACAAGCAACGATAAATTAGCCGAAATATACAATTCGATTAACAAATTAGAAACAACAGAAATACAAGAATTAAAGTTCTACGATTACGATGAAAAATACAGAATCTTTGTTTTAATCGCAGCATTTTTATTATTGTTAGAAGTTGGTTTAAGAAATACAGTTTACAGAAGCTTTATTTAATATTTTAGTCGCAGTCACGGTATACAGTTAACAACTGAAAACTGAGACTGAAAACTGAGACTGAAAACTAGAATTAAAAAATGGAATTAGACGAAAAAAAATATTTATATCTCTTACTATTACTCCCAATTGTGGTGTGTATTTTCTTTTTCAATTTGTATTGGAAAAGAAAAAAACAACGTGAATTTGGTGATATCGAAATGGTAAAAAAACTGAGTCCTGAAACATCTGTTTTTAAACCCGTTTTAAAATTATCGATATTGCTTTTAGCTTTAGCATGCTTAATTATCGGGTTGGTAAATCCTAAAATTGGAACTAAAATGGAAACGGTAAAACGTGAAGGTATTGATATCGTTTTTGCTGTCGACGTTTCTAAAAGTATGCTGGCAGAAGATGTTGCACCAAGCCGTTTAGATAAAAGCAAGCAATTGGTTTCTCAAATCATCAATTCATTAGGAAATGACAGAATTGGAATTGTGGCCTATGCAGGAAGTGCATTCCCGGTTTTACCAATCACATCTGATTACAGCGTTGCCAAAATGTTTCTGCAGAGTATGAGTCCTGATATGGTTTCATCACAAGGAACCTCTCTTGATGAAGCTATTAGATTGTCTGCTACATATTTTGATGAAAAAAGCAAAACAAGTAAACTTTTAATTTTAATTTCTGATGGTGAAGATCATTCTGAAGGCGCTTCTGCTGCGGCCGAAGAAGCTAACAAAATTGGAATGAAAATCATTACCGTGGGTGTTGGAACAGAAAAAGGAGGAACTATTCCTTTAAAAGAAAATGGAGTTGTAAAAAATTACCAGAAAGATCAGGATGGGCAAACGGTAATTACAAAACTAAATCAGGAAGGTTTAAAAACTATTGCAAAAGCCACAAAAGGCGGTTATGTTTACGGCGGGAATACAAAAGAGGTTTTGGAGTATATTAAAAATGCCTTAAATAATATTCAGAAAACCGAATTTGAATCGACACAAATGGCCGATTTTCAATCGCAGTTTCAATGGTTCATCGGTTTTGGATTCTTGTTGTTATTTATAGACATTTTCCTTTTAGAAAGAAAAACAAACTGGATTAAAGAGTTGAATTTATTCAACGAAAAGAAATAAAGATTCCTTTTTAAAATCGGAACAAAAAATAAAAAAAATAGAATGAAAAATTTACTTCTTTATATTTTACTAACGCTTTCTTTTGCAGCTGCTGCTCAGGAAAAAGACAAGACATTGCCTGATGCCAATGAAGAATATAAGCAGAATAAATTTACTGAAGCAGAGGCCAATTATAGAATTTCGGCGTCAAAATTTTCAAAACGCGCTGCCGGGTCTTACAATTTAGGAAACTCAATTTACAGACAAAACCAGCCTTCTGAAGCAAAATACGCTTACGCTAATGCCATAAAAAGAGCTAAAACAAGACCAGAAAAGCATAAAGCTTATCACAATCTTGGAAATGTTTTTATGAAGGAGAAAGATTATTCGCAGGCTGTTGAAGCATACAAAGAGGCTTTACGTAACGATCCAACCGATGATGAAACACGTTACAACTATGTGTATGCAAAACAAAAGCTAAAAGAAAATCCGCCTAAAAACGATAAAAACAAAGACAAGAATAAGGATAAAGACAAAGACAAGGATAAAAACAAAGATAAAGACAAAGACAAGGACAAAAATAAAGACAAGGATAAGGACAAAGACAAGAAAGACGATAAAGGCGACAAAGACAAGGACAAAAAAGATGGCAAAAATGATCCTAAAAAAGATGACAAGTCTGATAATAAAGGAGAACCAAAACGAATGCCTGGAGGAATTTCAAAAGAACGTGTTCAGAACTTGTTAGATGCCGTAAACAACGAAGAAAAGAAAATTCAAGATAAAGTAAACGCTCAAAAAGTAAAACCTAATACCAAAAAACCAGAGAAAGACTGGTAAAATAAGTTGAATCGTTTAATCGTTATTAATTTGTTTATCTATTAAACAATTTGGCGAATAAACGATTTAGCAGTTAAACAAACAATGATCAAACATTAATGAAAAGATATCTAATTCTATTACTACTCGCTTTTCAAGGCCTTATGGCTCAAGTTCAATTTGAAGCCAAAGTAAGCAAAAACACGCTTGGACTTAACGAAAGACTCCGTATTGATTTTATTATGAATGTTGACGGAGATAATTTTGATCAGCCTGCATTTGAAGGTTTTAAACTTGTAGCCGGACCAAGCCAGCAAATCAGCCAGTCTTGGATTAACGGACGCAGCTCTTTTCAAAAAGTATACTCTTATATTTTACAGCCTGAGAAAAAAGGAACTGTTATTATCAAACAAGCTGCAATAGAATATAATGGCCAGATTTATAAAACGTCTCCCATAAAAGTTACAGTTACGAATGCTGTAGCACAGGAACGAGATCCAAATGATTACAGACAGCAAGGCGGTGCATCTGGAAATGAATTACTACAGTTAGTTGCAGAAGTTTCTAAAACAACTCCGTACGTAAACGAACCTATTACAGTTGTTTACAAATTGTATTTTAATGAAATTGGAGTTACCGGATTTAGAGAACTTGCTAAACCTAAATACAATGATTTCTGGAATCAGAATATTGATATCAAACAATTGGTAATGGAAGAAGGCAGTTATCAGGGCCAGAGATGTCATTATGTAGTATTAAAGAAAACTATTCTATATCCTCAAAAATCAGGAAGATTAACAATTGAACCTCTTTCATTAGATATTGGAGTGCAGCTGCCAACAAACCGACGTGATATGTTTGGCCAGATGATTATTGCCGAAGACAATAAAATTGTAACTACCGGAGCTAAAGGAATTAGTGTAAGACCGCTTCCTGAAACTGGCAAACCAGAAGGTTTTACTGGAGCAGTTGGTAAATTCAATTTTACAGTTACTCCGTCAAGAACAACATTAAAAAGCGGAGAAGGTTTAGATCTAATTGTGAGTGCTTCAGGAACCGGAAACATGAAATTGTTTACACTTCCAAAACCTGTTGTTCCAAATGCATTAGAAATGTATGATCCGGTTCACGATGAAAAAGTAACCACGTCATTGTCTGGAATGTCTGGAAAAATAACCGACAAATACACTATTATTCCGCAGTATAAAGGAAAATACGCCATCAAACCAATGACGTTCTCATATTTTGATTTGAGTACGAATTCATATAAAACCATAACTTCTCCAGAAATTATGGTCGATGTTTTAGACGGTCCGACTTTAGCAGAAGCAAATCCTTCTACTGCATCTAAAAATGTTATTACAAAAACAGAACAGTTTAAATATATTAAACCAAAAACAACTTTAGTAAGCATTGCTAAAAATGATTTTTATGGTTCAAATTTATATTACGCTTTGTTATTCTTCCCATTTGCTATTATTCCAATCATCATTTTGGCTAAGAAGAAAAAAGAAGCAATTGACAGTGATGTAACTGGAAACAGAATCAGAATGAACAATAAACTTGCGAAGAAATATTTATCGCAGGCTAAAAAACAGCTTAACAACAAAGAAGCTTTTTATATTGCTCTGGAAAAAGCAATGCATAATTTCTTAAAAGCAAAACTGCATATTGAAACAACTGAAATGAGTAAAGATAATATTCGTGAATTGCTTTTATCAAGAAATGCAAACCCTGAAACGGTTCAAAATTTCATTAATTTGACTGAAAACTGTGAATTCGCACGTTATGCTCCCGCATCAAGCACTTCGATTCAGCAGGATTATGATAAAGCGGTTTTAATTATTTCAGAATTAGAAAAGCAAATCGTTTAGTTTTTAACTTAAAAATAAAGCCGCATGTTTTAAAATGTCGGGTTTAACTAAATAATAATGAAAAACATACTATA includes:
- a CDS encoding BatD family protein; amino-acid sequence: MKLKFYIFLFLLSSAVFAQKQVETSIDTTKNKIGAEFKLTLKTVVNANSKVVFPKDKRFGALEVIQSYPVDTVKKDGSYELIKKYGLTQFDSGRYVIPSVKILIDKKTYFSDSIRVEVANVKVDTLQQKMYDIKDITPAEDGIGDWWKYVLALVIILAIGAGIYWYVKKHQKKKIEEEVYKTPIEKATSLLNNLEQKELVQKGEIKEYYSELTDIARNYIEEAIHIPAMESTTSELIQAIRTASTKKKMTLTPETVENLERVLRQADLVKFAKSKPLDFEITEDRNKIQKVILTLDNAIPTEVPAEEEDQLLNEAQKQKQIQLQLKKQRNKRIAIAVGSVIFLLLATTTFFVATKGFAYVKDNVIGHPSKELLEGEWVKSEYGNPGVIIETPKVLKRMDALKALPKETMALIKEMQLFVYGSMIDNFYVAVSTTKFKNPTDIDLSKALEGSLKVIELQGGQNIIVKQENFQTNQGIQGVKGYGTMSILNPTTKTSTKAYYEILLFKQDQGLQQIIILHEEGDTYANDITTRILNSVELKKASN
- a CDS encoding AAA family ATPase gives rise to the protein MEENTTTLDIRAINEKIERESAFIDLLTMEMNKVIVGQKHMVERLLIGLLGQGHILLEGVPGLAKTLAINTLSQAVQGSFSRIQFTPDLLPADVIGTMIYNIKANEFSIKKGPIFANFVLADEINRAPAKVQSALLEAMQEKQVTIGDSTFKLDRPFLVLATQNPVEQEGTYALPEAQVDRFMLKTVIDYPKIDEERFVIRQNLKGSYEKVNPVVSVDQILRAQEAVREVYMDEKIEKYILDIIFATRYPEKYKLADLKPLISFGASPRGSINLANAAKCYAFIKRRGYVIPEDVRAVVHDVLRHRVGITYEAEAENITSVDIINKIVNEIEVP
- a CDS encoding vWA domain-containing protein, with protein sequence MNNKITFLNPEFFWLFLLIPIVIGWFFWKRNQQSATLKMSSTAGFKNSQSLLTKLKPCLYVFRIIALSSLIIALARPRTVDISNQTKTTKGIDIVMAIDVSGSMLAKDLKPNRMEALKRVAADFVEERPNDRIGLVLYASEAYTKTPVTSDKPIILEAIKGIRYDTVLQDGTGIGMGLATAVNRLKDSKAKSRVIILLTDGVNNAGFIEPETAADIAKQYGIKVYTIGLGTNGMAESPYAYAPNGGFLFKMQKVEIDERLMKSIAKKTDGTYFRATSNDKLAEIYNSINKLETTEIQELKFYDYDEKYRIFVLIAAFLLLLEVGLRNTVYRSFI
- a CDS encoding BatD family protein, with protein sequence MKRYLILLLLAFQGLMAQVQFEAKVSKNTLGLNERLRIDFIMNVDGDNFDQPAFEGFKLVAGPSQQISQSWINGRSSFQKVYSYILQPEKKGTVIIKQAAIEYNGQIYKTSPIKVTVTNAVAQERDPNDYRQQGGASGNELLQLVAEVSKTTPYVNEPITVVYKLYFNEIGVTGFRELAKPKYNDFWNQNIDIKQLVMEEGSYQGQRCHYVVLKKTILYPQKSGRLTIEPLSLDIGVQLPTNRRDMFGQMIIAEDNKIVTTGAKGISVRPLPETGKPEGFTGAVGKFNFTVTPSRTTLKSGEGLDLIVSASGTGNMKLFTLPKPVVPNALEMYDPVHDEKVTTSLSGMSGKITDKYTIIPQYKGKYAIKPMTFSYFDLSTNSYKTITSPEIMVDVLDGPTLAEANPSTASKNVITKTEQFKYIKPKTTLVSIAKNDFYGSNLYYALLFFPFAIIPIIILAKKKKEAIDSDVTGNRIRMNNKLAKKYLSQAKKQLNNKEAFYIALEKAMHNFLKAKLHIETTEMSKDNIRELLLSRNANPETVQNFINLTENCEFARYAPASSTSIQQDYDKAVLIISELEKQIV
- a CDS encoding tetratricopeptide repeat protein encodes the protein MKNLLLYILLTLSFAAAAQEKDKTLPDANEEYKQNKFTEAEANYRISASKFSKRAAGSYNLGNSIYRQNQPSEAKYAYANAIKRAKTRPEKHKAYHNLGNVFMKEKDYSQAVEAYKEALRNDPTDDETRYNYVYAKQKLKENPPKNDKNKDKNKDKDKDKDKNKDKDKDKDKNKDKDKDKDKKDDKGDKDKDKKDGKNDPKKDDKSDNKGEPKRMPGGISKERVQNLLDAVNNEEKKIQDKVNAQKVKPNTKKPEKDW
- a CDS encoding VWA domain-containing protein; translated protein: MELDEKKYLYLLLLLPIVVCIFFFNLYWKRKKQREFGDIEMVKKLSPETSVFKPVLKLSILLLALACLIIGLVNPKIGTKMETVKREGIDIVFAVDVSKSMLAEDVAPSRLDKSKQLVSQIINSLGNDRIGIVAYAGSAFPVLPITSDYSVAKMFLQSMSPDMVSSQGTSLDEAIRLSATYFDEKSKTSKLLILISDGEDHSEGASAAAEEANKIGMKIITVGVGTEKGGTIPLKENGVVKNYQKDQDGQTVITKLNQEGLKTIAKATKGGYVYGGNTKEVLEYIKNALNNIQKTEFESTQMADFQSQFQWFIGFGFLLLFIDIFLLERKTNWIKELNLFNEKK
- a CDS encoding four helix bundle protein, with the translated sequence MTKQELENRLIDFAASIILLTITFEKNYAGNHLLGQITRSSTSPALNYGEAQSAESKKDFIHKMGICLKELRETFVCLKIIEKANLSTDHERLTRAKTEANQLISIFVSSIKTSKNNP
- a CDS encoding DUF58 domain-containing protein; protein product: MDTKELLKKVRKIEIKTKRLSNHIFSGEYHSSFKGRGMTFSEVRQYQYGDDIRNIDWNVTARYNEAHVKVFEEERELTMVLMVDISGSEGFGSKSQFKKDIVTEIAATMAFSATQNNDKIGLILFSDNVELYIPPKKGRSHVLRIIRELIEFEPKSQKTDVAQALKFLSGTQKKKAIVFMISDFMSENYEQTLKIASKKHDLTGVRVYDIREEKIPNLGMVTMLDAETGKTQLVDTGSKTVRMNYEKHYQERVNYFKDTFRKSGAGIVHTRVDENYVTKLLGYFKSR